Proteins from a genomic interval of Salvelinus alpinus chromosome 7, SLU_Salpinus.1, whole genome shotgun sequence:
- the LOC139580268 gene encoding uncharacterized protein, whose amino-acid sequence MIGRQAPRATLHTPPSTRHPPPSTRHLPRATFHAPPSPPSTRHLPRATLHAPPSTSHLPRATRSRATFHAPPSTRHLPPSTRHPPRATLHAPPSTLHAPPSTRHPPRATLHKPPSTRHLPRATFHAPLSTRHPPRATFHPPRATFHAPPSTRHLPPSTRHPPRATFHPPRATFHPPRATLHAPPSTRHPPSATFHAPPSTRHPPRATFHAPPSTRHLPRATLHAPSSTRHLPPSTRHPPCATLHAPPSTLHLPPSTRHAPPSTRHLPPSARHPPRATLHVPPSTRHLPPSTRHLPRATLHTPPSTRHPPRATFHPPRATLHAPPSTRHPTRATLHAPPSTRHLPRATLHAPPSTHHPPRATFHAPPCTRHPVRATFHAPPYTSHPPHATFHAPPCTRHPARATLHAPPSTSHPPRATLHKPPSTRHPPRATFHAPPSTRHLPRATLHAPPSTRHPPRATLHAPPSTRHPPRATLHAPPCTRHPPLATLHSPPSTSHPPQATFHTPPSISDEEICTGPSVQVS is encoded by the coding sequence atgattggccGACAAGCTCCACGCGCCACCCTCCACACGCCACCTTCCACGcgccaccctccaccctccacgcGCCACCTTCCACGCGCCACCTTCCACGCGCCACCCTCGCCACCTTCCACGCGCCACCTTCCACGCGCCACCCTCCACGCGCCACCCTCCACAAGCCACCTTCCACGCGCCACCCGATCACGCGCCACCTTCCACGCGCCACCCTCCACGCGCCACCTTCCACCCTCCACGCGCCACCCTCCACGTGCCACCCTCCACGCGCCACCTTCCACCCTCCACGCGCCACCCTCCACGCGCCACCCTCCACGCGCCACCCTCCACAAGCCACCTTCCACGCGCCACCTTCCACGCGCCACCTTCCACGCGCCACTCTCCACGCGCCATCCTCCACGCGCCACCTTCCACCCTCCACGCGCCACCTTCCACGCGCCACCCTCCACGCGCCACCTTCCACCCTCCACGCGCCACCCTCCACGCGCCACCTTCCACCCTCCACGCGCCACCTTCCACCCTCCACGCGCCACCCTCCACGCGCCACCCTCCACGCGCCACCCTCCAAGCGCCACCTTCCACGCGCCACCCTCCACGCGCCACCCTCCACGCGCCACCTTCCACGCGCCACCTTCCACGCGCCACCTTCCACGCGCCACCCTCCACGCGCCATCCTCCACGCGCCACCTTCCACCCTCCACGCGCCACCCTCCATGCGCCACCCTCCACGCGCCACCCTCCACGCTCCACCTTCCACCATCCACGCGCCACGCGCCACCCTCCACGCGCCACCTTCCACCCTCCGCGCGCCACCCTCCACGTGCCACCCTCCACGTGCCACCCTCCACGCGCCACCTTCCACCCTCCACACGCCACCTTCCACGCGCCACCCTCCACACGCCACCCTCCACGCGCCACCCTCCACGCGCCACCTTCCACCCTCCACGCGCCACCCTCCACGCGCCACCTTCCACGCGCCACCCTACACGCGCCACCCTACACGCGCCACCCTCCACACGCCACCTTCCACGCGCCACCCTGCACGCGCCACCCTCCACGCACCACCCTCCACGCGCCACCTTCCACGCGCCACCCTGCACGCGCCACCCTGTACGCGCCACCTTCCACGCGCCACCCTACACAAGCCACCCTCCACACGCCACCTTCCACGCGCCACCCTGCACGCGCCACCCTGCACGCGCCACCCTCCACGCGCCACCCTCCACAAGCCACCCTCCACGCGCCACCCTCCACAAGCCACCCTCCACGCGCCACCCTCCACGCGCCACCTTCCACGCGCCACCCTCCACGCGCCACCTTCCACGTGCCACCCTGCACGCGCCACCCTCCACTCGCCACCCTCCACGCGCCACCCTCCACGCGCCACCTTCCACGCGCCACCCTCCACGCGCCACCCTGCACGCGCCACCCTGCACGCGCCACCCTCCACTCGCCACCCTCCACTCGCCACCCTCCACAAGCCACCCTCCACAAGCCACCTTCCACACGCCACCTTCCATCTCTGATGAAGAGATTTGTACGGGCCCTTCTGTACAAGTCAGTTAA